In Phlebotomus papatasi isolate M1 chromosome 1, Ppap_2.1, whole genome shotgun sequence, the following proteins share a genomic window:
- the LOC129810137 gene encoding phospholipid phosphatase 1-like isoform X1: protein MSAEKQLDRCAISGTSKIMYTSSSNDKLEGRFNFGHTISEVSADCTNDTVKLPIPEGISEKHSKNPSLSTDFPSLKAFFKKMGTIPIFCDLSLCAFFAVWVILVELAIIPSNKRGFICGDISISFKFNGDTISTAMILSSIIIPFILMWIVEALRGIGQSSRICLWKRSLYISLNWYNKFLIGFSIHIAIIEAMKTLMGESRPHFLDTCRPDTAVNCTIGTYISDFTCTNTEVSAQLVNDSFRSFPSGHSSVGNFEGLFMAWYFLIRFPSFRCKWSVPLLQTTCFIWAATCGITRITDNRHHWWDVLFGGIIGLIFAAYTAKILCHNFRVISTRSSDDIESSSIHLSNNKTLLSVTTSAKDEMPSDTELLQVEYHNIRSATSTPLFNGYKKVENC, encoded by the exons ATGTCAGCGGAAAAGCAATTGGATAGGTGTGCTATCAGTGGTACATCAAAAATCATGTACACAAGCTCCAGTAATGATAAATTAGAG GGTCGATTTAACTTTGGTCACACAATCTCAGAAGTTTCCGCCGATTGCACGAATGACACCGTCAAATTGCCAATACCAGAAGGAATCTCTGAAAAGCATTCAAAAAATCCGAGCCTTTCCACAGATTTTCCTTCCTTGAAGGCATTCTTCAAAAAAATGGGAACGATACCGATCTTCTGCGACTTATCCCTCTGTGCTTTCT ttgcTGTCTGGGTCATCTTAGTTGAACTTGCAATAATTCCATCAAATAAAAGAGGTTTCATCTGCGGGGATATCTCGATAAGTTTCAAATTCAACGGCGATACCATTTCAACTGCTATGATCCTGAGTAGCATAATAATACCATTTATATTG ATGTGGATAGTAGAAGCATTGAGAGGGATAGGACAATCCAGCAGGATTTGTTTGTGGAAGCGATCGCTGTATATCTCCCTGAATTGGTACAACAAGTTCCTCATTGGATTCTCCATTCATATTGCTATCATTGAAGCCATGAAGACCCTGATGGGTGAGTCAAGACCCCATTTTTTGGACACTTGCAGACCTGATACAGCTGTAAACTGTACAATTGG AACGTACATCAGCGACTTCACGTGTACAAATACTGAAGTCTCTGCTCAACTTGTGAACGACAGTTTCAGATCATTCCCTTCAGGACATTCTTCAGTTGGCAATTTTGAGGGATTATTCATGGCCTGGTACTTCTTAATACGGTTTCCCTCATTCCGCTGCAAGTGGTCTGTTCCTCTGCTTCAAACAACTTGCTTCATTTGGGCAGCGACTTGTGGTATCACCAGGATAACAGATAACCGTCATCATTGGTGGGATGTCCTTTTTGGCGGAATCATTGGTCTCATTTTCGCAGCCTACACA GCGAAAATTTTGTGCCATAACTTCAGAGTCATCAGCACGAGAAGCAGTGATGATATCGAATCATCATCAATACATCTCAGCAACAATAAGACACTCTTATCAGTCACTACCAGTGCAAAGGACGAA ATGCCTTCTGATACAGAGTTGTTGCAAGTGGAGTACCACAACATTAGGAGTGCTACATCAACACCCCTTTTCAATGGTTACAAAAAGGTAGAAAATTGTTGA
- the LOC129810137 gene encoding phospholipid phosphatase homolog 1.2 homolog isoform X2 yields MGTIPIFCDLSLCAFFAVWVILVELAIIPSNKRGFICGDISISFKFNGDTISTAMILSSIIIPFILMWIVEALRGIGQSSRICLWKRSLYISLNWYNKFLIGFSIHIAIIEAMKTLMGESRPHFLDTCRPDTAVNCTIGTYISDFTCTNTEVSAQLVNDSFRSFPSGHSSVGNFEGLFMAWYFLIRFPSFRCKWSVPLLQTTCFIWAATCGITRITDNRHHWWDVLFGGIIGLIFAAYTAKILCHNFRVISTRSSDDIESSSIHLSNNKTLLSVTTSAKDEMPSDTELLQVEYHNIRSATSTPLFNGYKKVENC; encoded by the exons ATGGGAACGATACCGATCTTCTGCGACTTATCCCTCTGTGCTTTCT ttgcTGTCTGGGTCATCTTAGTTGAACTTGCAATAATTCCATCAAATAAAAGAGGTTTCATCTGCGGGGATATCTCGATAAGTTTCAAATTCAACGGCGATACCATTTCAACTGCTATGATCCTGAGTAGCATAATAATACCATTTATATTG ATGTGGATAGTAGAAGCATTGAGAGGGATAGGACAATCCAGCAGGATTTGTTTGTGGAAGCGATCGCTGTATATCTCCCTGAATTGGTACAACAAGTTCCTCATTGGATTCTCCATTCATATTGCTATCATTGAAGCCATGAAGACCCTGATGGGTGAGTCAAGACCCCATTTTTTGGACACTTGCAGACCTGATACAGCTGTAAACTGTACAATTGG AACGTACATCAGCGACTTCACGTGTACAAATACTGAAGTCTCTGCTCAACTTGTGAACGACAGTTTCAGATCATTCCCTTCAGGACATTCTTCAGTTGGCAATTTTGAGGGATTATTCATGGCCTGGTACTTCTTAATACGGTTTCCCTCATTCCGCTGCAAGTGGTCTGTTCCTCTGCTTCAAACAACTTGCTTCATTTGGGCAGCGACTTGTGGTATCACCAGGATAACAGATAACCGTCATCATTGGTGGGATGTCCTTTTTGGCGGAATCATTGGTCTCATTTTCGCAGCCTACACA GCGAAAATTTTGTGCCATAACTTCAGAGTCATCAGCACGAGAAGCAGTGATGATATCGAATCATCATCAATACATCTCAGCAACAATAAGACACTCTTATCAGTCACTACCAGTGCAAAGGACGAA ATGCCTTCTGATACAGAGTTGTTGCAAGTGGAGTACCACAACATTAGGAGTGCTACATCAACACCCCTTTTCAATGGTTACAAAAAGGTAGAAAATTGTTGA